GCTTCGAGCGGGCTCTGAATAATCAGATGTTCAGCCGCGCTTCCACCAACTGTCACTTTCGGCCCCACAATCGCGGCATCTGCACGGCGACCAATGCGCGCTTCGATCATATCCAGTTTGTTATCCAGCGTCAGAGAAGCCGCGGCGACGCTGAGTTCTTTCCCCAGATTGCCGATATACACAATGTGCGCACGGCTGCGACGCAGCGCAGTGGTGAGGTCATTCATCAGCAACAGCGGCATCAGGCTGGTGAAGAAACTGCCGGGGCCAATCAGGATCAGATTAGCTTCTGCAATTGCCTGCAACGCTTCGCGCGTGGCCGGCACCTGAGGTTCAAGCCGCAGTTCCCGCGGGATCTGCGTCAGTTTATCGACATTCACTTCTCCATGAACCGTTTCACCGTTGGCATCAATGGCGGCCAGATCGACCGGCTGTTCTGACATCGGGATCAGTTCGGCATCCACTTTCAGCAGGCTGCGCACCAGATTGATCGCTTCAAGCGGACGCACGGTCAGGTGATCGAGCGCACGCAGCATCAGATTCCCCAGATTATGCCCGTCGAGTTCTCCCTGACCGCTGAAGCGATATTCAAACATCGCGGAGGCCAGACTCGGTTCGGTAATCAGCTGATTCAGGCAATTGCGCATATCGCCCCAGGCAATGCCACCCACGGAACGACGTATGCGGCCGGTCGAACCGCCGTTATCCGTGGTGGTCACGATGCCGGTCAGACGCGGGCCGAGAGAGGAGAGGGAGGACATCACGCGGCCAAGCCCGTGACCTCCGCCTAACGCCACCACCCGGTCGAGGTCTGCTAATGTTCGGTTACGCATGGTTTTCCTTTCAATGGGGAGTGGCGATATAAATCAATTTTCTGCGGGGATTTTACCTAACTTTGCAACAAGATGTTATCACTTAAGGGCACGACATTTGCAGACTCAGCGTATTCAAAATCAAACGCTTTTAGCCTTGAAAATGCAGTCTTTTGTCGTGAAAAATCGTTATATATCAAAATGCATAACGAAAAACCATCTTGGCGATCCGGACTTTGCGGCGTTAGAATATGCCCCGTTACCCCCGTAT
The Rahnella variigena genome window above contains:
- a CDS encoding gluconeogenesis factor YvcK family protein, giving the protein MRNRTLADLDRVVALGGGHGLGRVMSSLSSLGPRLTGIVTTTDNGGSTGRIRRSVGGIAWGDMRNCLNQLITEPSLASAMFEYRFSGQGELDGHNLGNLMLRALDHLTVRPLEAINLVRSLLKVDAELIPMSEQPVDLAAIDANGETVHGEVNVDKLTQIPRELRLEPQVPATREALQAIAEANLILIGPGSFFTSLMPLLLMNDLTTALRRSRAHIVYIGNLGKELSVAAASLTLDNKLDMIEARIGRRADAAIVGPKVTVGGSAAEHLIIQSPLEASDVPYRHDRDMLRAAIEEALQKML